In one window of Gouania willdenowi chromosome 8, fGouWil2.1, whole genome shotgun sequence DNA:
- the raver1 gene encoding ribonucleoprotein PTB-binding 1 isoform X1 has protein sequence MAYAVSDCTTECNEGADTGPGLAPRFSKESCDQENSPTGDRRFAEVEQGGEEDSGLECQRRVDEDLASLSPEEIQGRLERTRREFYNRRKIIIKNLPSDVSNQEVHDLLGSYDLKYCFVDKYKGTAFVTLLNGEQAQSAIKEFHQHTLRDREITVQLQPTDALLCIANLPRAFTHQQFEELVRPFGNLERCFLVYSATTGHSKGYGFVEYMKKDSAARAKSELLGKQLGSRMLYVHWTEVGSLTYPLLHSKCLCVDRLPSSLLTAPDLRNALADTHSPVFCQLAQGQDGSFKRFAVLEFPTGEMAEEAQRLTDGRLLAGTHIRVSFCAPGPPGRSMLAALIAAQTMAVNRGKGLLPDPTAMQILTSLNNPATLKMLLNPLSQGQKQGLFKGLLGAAPPMPLLANPAISAALLQLLLQNQAKAQQQAFLGNQLLLAQQAGLIGENPLAALAVQQGHHLLGDLPQGGGLGLQQELLSSLKPMSLSRPLAREQESPTLGCTFPQTTSPTLQGLSMPLMGGSIDGLIAQGVSILGDPSKESSLTQSAFLNASSAFPSGGSCRPHPYRKRPTLSNMSNQLTAHHSQQQHYNLRYPDSYSSDYLSHQDVVAQRENLDAVAGFGLQPRHRDCTEQFPLYNLPPSPPLSSYFTSGPETLCSGSPPITQLNRVSLWLHIVWNIFFELLILPPPLSVWIAKIKVTREEKSRAVGMPPVSHTTNYPPGLGNMMRTPIGSHKRVFSRLIPSPEPSPEGGYVGQHSQGLGGHYADSYLKPPVTKTSSFSPV, from the exons ATGGCGTACGCCGTGTCTGACTGTACCACCGAATGCAATGAAGGCGCAGACACAGGGCCAGGTTTGGCCCCTCGTTTTTCAAAAGAAAGTTGCGACCAAGAGAACTCTCCAACCGGGGACCGGCGGTTTGCTGAAGTTGAGCAAGGCGGAGAAGAGGACTCGGGTTTGGAGTGTCAACGACGGGTAGACGAGGACCTGGCTTCACTGAGCCCTGAAGAGATCCAGGGCCGTCTGGAAAGGACTCGACGGGAATTTTACAACCGTAggaaaatcataataaaaaatctGCCGTCAGACGTTAGCAACCAG GAGGTCCATGACTTATTGGGCAGCTATGATCTGAAGTACTGCTTCGTTGACAAATACAAGGGCACAG CTTTCGTTACACTGCTCAATGGGGAGCAAGCGCAGTCTGCCATAAAAGAATTTCACCAGCACACACTCCGGGATCGGGAGATTACAGTGCAACTTCAGCCAACCGACGCGCTACTTTGCATCGCCAACTTGCCTCGTGCTTTCACCCATCAGCAGTTTGAGGAGCTGGTGAGACCTTTTGGCAACCTGGAGCGCTGTTTCCTGGTTTATAGCGCTACCACAGGCCACTCTAAGGGCTATGGTTTTGTGGAGTATATGAAGAAGGACTCAGCAGCCAGGGCTAAGTCGGAGCTCTTGGGAAAGCAGCTGGGCTCCCGCATGCTATACGTTCACTGGACAGAAGTTGGCTCTCTGACGTATCCACTGTTGCACtccaagtgtttgtgtgtggaccGTCTGCCTTCCAGCCTGCTGACAGCTCCAGACCTCCGCAATGCCTTGGCTGACACCCATTCACCAGTCTTTTGCCAG CTGGCTCAGGGGCAGGATGGAAGTTTCAAGCGTTTTGCAGTGTTGGAGTTTCCCACTGGAGAGATGGCTGAGGAAGCACAGCGGCTCACAGATGGCAGGCTGCTTGCAGGGACACACATCAGGGTGTCTTTCTGTGCCCCCGGTCCCCCTGGACGAAGCATGTTGGCTGCTTTAATTGCTGCACAAACCATG GCTGTGAACAGGGGCAAAGGTCTCTTACCTGATCCGACAGCCATGCAGATACTGACGAGCCTTAATAATCCTGCCACTCTCAAAATGCTGCTCAACCCACTTTCTCAAGGACAAAAACAAG gtcTTTTTAAAGGCCTGCTGGGTGCTGCCCCTCCGATGCCACTGTTGGCCAACCCTGCCATCTCTGCTGCGCTGCTCCAACTGCTTCTTCAGAACCAGGCCAAAGCTCAGCAG CAAGCCTTTCTGGGAAATCAACTTCTTTTGGCTCAG CAGGCTGGACTCATTGGGGAAAATCCTCTGGCTGCTCTGGCTGTCCAGCAGGGCCACCATCTGCTCGGAGACTTGCCCCAAG GTGGAGGCCTCGGCCTTCAGCAGGAGCTTCTGTCTTCCTTGAAACCAATGTCTCTGAGTAGACCCCTGGCAAGGGAACAGGAATCTCCAACATTAGGATGCACCTTCCCCCAGACCACCTCACCCACTCTACAGGGACTCTCTATGCCGCTGATGGGTGGCTCGATCGATGGGCTGATAGCACAAGGA GTGTCCATACTAGGTGATCCCTCTAAAGAATCCAGTCTCACACAGAGTGCGTTCCTCAATGCCAGCAGTGCTTTTCCCTCGG GAGGAAGCTGCAGGCCTCACCCCTATAGGAAGAGGCCTACCCTGAGCAACATGTCCAACCAGCTCACTGCTCACCACAGCCAGCAGCAACATTACAACCTGCGATATCCAGACTCCTACAGCTCTGATTATCTTTCACACCAG GATGTTGTGGCCCAGCGAGAGAACTTGGATGCTGTTGCTGGATTTGGTCTACAG CCTCGTCACCGTGATTGCACTGAGCAGTTTCCCCTGTACAACCTCCCTCCCAGCCCGCCTCTGTCCTCGTACTTCACATCAGGGCCTGAGACCCTGTGTAGTGGTAGCCCACCAATCACCCAGCTCAACAGGGTAAGCCTCTGGCTTCACATCGTTTGGAATATCTTTTTTGAGCTATTGATTCTCCCCCCTCCCCTTTCTGTTTGGATTGCAAAGATCAAAGTAACAAGAGAAGAAAAGTCCAGG GCTGTAGGAATGCCTCCTGTGAGCCACACCACTAACTATCCTCCTGGCCTGGGTAACATGATGAGG ACGCCCATTGGGAGCCACAAGCGTGTCTTCTCCCGACTGATTCCCTCTCCTGAGCCCAGCCCTGAGGGGGGCTACGTGGGCCAGCACTCCCAAGGACTCGGCGGTCACTACGCCGACTCTTACCTTAAAC CACCTGTGACAAAAACCAGTTCCTTCTCACCTGT CTAG
- the raver1 gene encoding ribonucleoprotein PTB-binding 1 isoform X2: MAYAVSDCTTECNEGADTGPGLAPRFSKESCDQENSPTGDRRFAEVEQGGEEDSGLECQRRVDEDLASLSPEEIQGRLERTRREFYNRRKIIIKNLPSDVSNQEVHDLLGSYDLKYCFVDKYKGTAFVTLLNGEQAQSAIKEFHQHTLRDREITVQLQPTDALLCIANLPRAFTHQQFEELVRPFGNLERCFLVYSATTGHSKGYGFVEYMKKDSAARAKSELLGKQLGSRMLYVHWTEVGSLTYPLLHSKCLCVDRLPSSLLTAPDLRNALADTHSPVFCQLAQGQDGSFKRFAVLEFPTGEMAEEAQRLTDGRLLAGTHIRVSFCAPGPPGRSMLAALIAAQTMAVNRGKGLLPDPTAMQILTSLNNPATLKMLLNPLSQGQKQGLFKGLLGAAPPMPLLANPAISAALLQLLLQNQAKAQQQAFLGNQLLLAQAGLIGENPLAALAVQQGHHLLGDLPQGGGLGLQQELLSSLKPMSLSRPLAREQESPTLGCTFPQTTSPTLQGLSMPLMGGSIDGLIAQGVSILGDPSKESSLTQSAFLNASSAFPSGGSCRPHPYRKRPTLSNMSNQLTAHHSQQQHYNLRYPDSYSSDYLSHQDVVAQRENLDAVAGFGLQPRHRDCTEQFPLYNLPPSPPLSSYFTSGPETLCSGSPPITQLNRVSLWLHIVWNIFFELLILPPPLSVWIAKIKVTREEKSRAVGMPPVSHTTNYPPGLGNMMRTPIGSHKRVFSRLIPSPEPSPEGGYVGQHSQGLGGHYADSYLKPPVTKTSSFSPV; this comes from the exons ATGGCGTACGCCGTGTCTGACTGTACCACCGAATGCAATGAAGGCGCAGACACAGGGCCAGGTTTGGCCCCTCGTTTTTCAAAAGAAAGTTGCGACCAAGAGAACTCTCCAACCGGGGACCGGCGGTTTGCTGAAGTTGAGCAAGGCGGAGAAGAGGACTCGGGTTTGGAGTGTCAACGACGGGTAGACGAGGACCTGGCTTCACTGAGCCCTGAAGAGATCCAGGGCCGTCTGGAAAGGACTCGACGGGAATTTTACAACCGTAggaaaatcataataaaaaatctGCCGTCAGACGTTAGCAACCAG GAGGTCCATGACTTATTGGGCAGCTATGATCTGAAGTACTGCTTCGTTGACAAATACAAGGGCACAG CTTTCGTTACACTGCTCAATGGGGAGCAAGCGCAGTCTGCCATAAAAGAATTTCACCAGCACACACTCCGGGATCGGGAGATTACAGTGCAACTTCAGCCAACCGACGCGCTACTTTGCATCGCCAACTTGCCTCGTGCTTTCACCCATCAGCAGTTTGAGGAGCTGGTGAGACCTTTTGGCAACCTGGAGCGCTGTTTCCTGGTTTATAGCGCTACCACAGGCCACTCTAAGGGCTATGGTTTTGTGGAGTATATGAAGAAGGACTCAGCAGCCAGGGCTAAGTCGGAGCTCTTGGGAAAGCAGCTGGGCTCCCGCATGCTATACGTTCACTGGACAGAAGTTGGCTCTCTGACGTATCCACTGTTGCACtccaagtgtttgtgtgtggaccGTCTGCCTTCCAGCCTGCTGACAGCTCCAGACCTCCGCAATGCCTTGGCTGACACCCATTCACCAGTCTTTTGCCAG CTGGCTCAGGGGCAGGATGGAAGTTTCAAGCGTTTTGCAGTGTTGGAGTTTCCCACTGGAGAGATGGCTGAGGAAGCACAGCGGCTCACAGATGGCAGGCTGCTTGCAGGGACACACATCAGGGTGTCTTTCTGTGCCCCCGGTCCCCCTGGACGAAGCATGTTGGCTGCTTTAATTGCTGCACAAACCATG GCTGTGAACAGGGGCAAAGGTCTCTTACCTGATCCGACAGCCATGCAGATACTGACGAGCCTTAATAATCCTGCCACTCTCAAAATGCTGCTCAACCCACTTTCTCAAGGACAAAAACAAG gtcTTTTTAAAGGCCTGCTGGGTGCTGCCCCTCCGATGCCACTGTTGGCCAACCCTGCCATCTCTGCTGCGCTGCTCCAACTGCTTCTTCAGAACCAGGCCAAAGCTCAGCAG CAAGCCTTTCTGGGAAATCAACTTCTTTTGGCTCAG GCTGGACTCATTGGGGAAAATCCTCTGGCTGCTCTGGCTGTCCAGCAGGGCCACCATCTGCTCGGAGACTTGCCCCAAG GTGGAGGCCTCGGCCTTCAGCAGGAGCTTCTGTCTTCCTTGAAACCAATGTCTCTGAGTAGACCCCTGGCAAGGGAACAGGAATCTCCAACATTAGGATGCACCTTCCCCCAGACCACCTCACCCACTCTACAGGGACTCTCTATGCCGCTGATGGGTGGCTCGATCGATGGGCTGATAGCACAAGGA GTGTCCATACTAGGTGATCCCTCTAAAGAATCCAGTCTCACACAGAGTGCGTTCCTCAATGCCAGCAGTGCTTTTCCCTCGG GAGGAAGCTGCAGGCCTCACCCCTATAGGAAGAGGCCTACCCTGAGCAACATGTCCAACCAGCTCACTGCTCACCACAGCCAGCAGCAACATTACAACCTGCGATATCCAGACTCCTACAGCTCTGATTATCTTTCACACCAG GATGTTGTGGCCCAGCGAGAGAACTTGGATGCTGTTGCTGGATTTGGTCTACAG CCTCGTCACCGTGATTGCACTGAGCAGTTTCCCCTGTACAACCTCCCTCCCAGCCCGCCTCTGTCCTCGTACTTCACATCAGGGCCTGAGACCCTGTGTAGTGGTAGCCCACCAATCACCCAGCTCAACAGGGTAAGCCTCTGGCTTCACATCGTTTGGAATATCTTTTTTGAGCTATTGATTCTCCCCCCTCCCCTTTCTGTTTGGATTGCAAAGATCAAAGTAACAAGAGAAGAAAAGTCCAGG GCTGTAGGAATGCCTCCTGTGAGCCACACCACTAACTATCCTCCTGGCCTGGGTAACATGATGAGG ACGCCCATTGGGAGCCACAAGCGTGTCTTCTCCCGACTGATTCCCTCTCCTGAGCCCAGCCCTGAGGGGGGCTACGTGGGCCAGCACTCCCAAGGACTCGGCGGTCACTACGCCGACTCTTACCTTAAAC CACCTGTGACAAAAACCAGTTCCTTCTCACCTGT CTAG
- the raver1 gene encoding ribonucleoprotein PTB-binding 1 isoform X5: protein MAYAVSDCTTECNEGADTGPGLAPRFSKESCDQENSPTGDRRFAEVEQGGEEDSGLECQRRVDEDLASLSPEEIQGRLERTRREFYNRRKIIIKNLPSDVSNQEVHDLLGSYDLKYCFVDKYKGTAFVTLLNGEQAQSAIKEFHQHTLRDREITVQLQPTDALLCIANLPRAFTHQQFEELVRPFGNLERCFLVYSATTGHSKGYGFVEYMKKDSAARAKSELLGKQLGSRMLYVHWTEVGSLTYPLLHSKCLCVDRLPSSLLTAPDLRNALADTHSPVFCQLAQGQDGSFKRFAVLEFPTGEMAEEAQRLTDGRLLAGTHIRVSFCAPGPPGRSMLAALIAAQTMAVNRGKGLLPDPTAMQILTSLNNPATLKMLLNPLSQGQKQGLFKGLLGAAPPMPLLANPAISAALLQLLLQNQAKAQQQAFLGNQLLLAQQAGLIGENPLAALAVQQGHHLLGDLPQGGGLGLQQELLSSLKPMSLSRPLAREQESPTLGCTFPQTTSPTLQGLSMPLMGGSIDGLIAQGVSILGDPSKESSLTQSAFLNASSAFPSGGSCRPHPYRKRPTLSNMSNQLTAHHSQQQHYNLRYPDSYSSDYLSHQDVVAQRENLDAVAGFGLQPRHRDCTEQFPLYNLPPSPPLSSYFTSGPETLCSGSPPITQLNRVSLWLHIVWNIFFELLILPPPLSVWIAKIKVTREEKSRAVGMPPVSHTTNYPPGLGNMMRTPIGSHKRVFSRLIPSPEPSPEGGYVGQHSQGLGGHYADSYLKRKRIL from the exons ATGGCGTACGCCGTGTCTGACTGTACCACCGAATGCAATGAAGGCGCAGACACAGGGCCAGGTTTGGCCCCTCGTTTTTCAAAAGAAAGTTGCGACCAAGAGAACTCTCCAACCGGGGACCGGCGGTTTGCTGAAGTTGAGCAAGGCGGAGAAGAGGACTCGGGTTTGGAGTGTCAACGACGGGTAGACGAGGACCTGGCTTCACTGAGCCCTGAAGAGATCCAGGGCCGTCTGGAAAGGACTCGACGGGAATTTTACAACCGTAggaaaatcataataaaaaatctGCCGTCAGACGTTAGCAACCAG GAGGTCCATGACTTATTGGGCAGCTATGATCTGAAGTACTGCTTCGTTGACAAATACAAGGGCACAG CTTTCGTTACACTGCTCAATGGGGAGCAAGCGCAGTCTGCCATAAAAGAATTTCACCAGCACACACTCCGGGATCGGGAGATTACAGTGCAACTTCAGCCAACCGACGCGCTACTTTGCATCGCCAACTTGCCTCGTGCTTTCACCCATCAGCAGTTTGAGGAGCTGGTGAGACCTTTTGGCAACCTGGAGCGCTGTTTCCTGGTTTATAGCGCTACCACAGGCCACTCTAAGGGCTATGGTTTTGTGGAGTATATGAAGAAGGACTCAGCAGCCAGGGCTAAGTCGGAGCTCTTGGGAAAGCAGCTGGGCTCCCGCATGCTATACGTTCACTGGACAGAAGTTGGCTCTCTGACGTATCCACTGTTGCACtccaagtgtttgtgtgtggaccGTCTGCCTTCCAGCCTGCTGACAGCTCCAGACCTCCGCAATGCCTTGGCTGACACCCATTCACCAGTCTTTTGCCAG CTGGCTCAGGGGCAGGATGGAAGTTTCAAGCGTTTTGCAGTGTTGGAGTTTCCCACTGGAGAGATGGCTGAGGAAGCACAGCGGCTCACAGATGGCAGGCTGCTTGCAGGGACACACATCAGGGTGTCTTTCTGTGCCCCCGGTCCCCCTGGACGAAGCATGTTGGCTGCTTTAATTGCTGCACAAACCATG GCTGTGAACAGGGGCAAAGGTCTCTTACCTGATCCGACAGCCATGCAGATACTGACGAGCCTTAATAATCCTGCCACTCTCAAAATGCTGCTCAACCCACTTTCTCAAGGACAAAAACAAG gtcTTTTTAAAGGCCTGCTGGGTGCTGCCCCTCCGATGCCACTGTTGGCCAACCCTGCCATCTCTGCTGCGCTGCTCCAACTGCTTCTTCAGAACCAGGCCAAAGCTCAGCAG CAAGCCTTTCTGGGAAATCAACTTCTTTTGGCTCAG CAGGCTGGACTCATTGGGGAAAATCCTCTGGCTGCTCTGGCTGTCCAGCAGGGCCACCATCTGCTCGGAGACTTGCCCCAAG GTGGAGGCCTCGGCCTTCAGCAGGAGCTTCTGTCTTCCTTGAAACCAATGTCTCTGAGTAGACCCCTGGCAAGGGAACAGGAATCTCCAACATTAGGATGCACCTTCCCCCAGACCACCTCACCCACTCTACAGGGACTCTCTATGCCGCTGATGGGTGGCTCGATCGATGGGCTGATAGCACAAGGA GTGTCCATACTAGGTGATCCCTCTAAAGAATCCAGTCTCACACAGAGTGCGTTCCTCAATGCCAGCAGTGCTTTTCCCTCGG GAGGAAGCTGCAGGCCTCACCCCTATAGGAAGAGGCCTACCCTGAGCAACATGTCCAACCAGCTCACTGCTCACCACAGCCAGCAGCAACATTACAACCTGCGATATCCAGACTCCTACAGCTCTGATTATCTTTCACACCAG GATGTTGTGGCCCAGCGAGAGAACTTGGATGCTGTTGCTGGATTTGGTCTACAG CCTCGTCACCGTGATTGCACTGAGCAGTTTCCCCTGTACAACCTCCCTCCCAGCCCGCCTCTGTCCTCGTACTTCACATCAGGGCCTGAGACCCTGTGTAGTGGTAGCCCACCAATCACCCAGCTCAACAGGGTAAGCCTCTGGCTTCACATCGTTTGGAATATCTTTTTTGAGCTATTGATTCTCCCCCCTCCCCTTTCTGTTTGGATTGCAAAGATCAAAGTAACAAGAGAAGAAAAGTCCAGG GCTGTAGGAATGCCTCCTGTGAGCCACACCACTAACTATCCTCCTGGCCTGGGTAACATGATGAGG ACGCCCATTGGGAGCCACAAGCGTGTCTTCTCCCGACTGATTCCCTCTCCTGAGCCCAGCCCTGAGGGGGGCTACGTGGGCCAGCACTCCCAAGGACTCGGCGGTCACTACGCCGACTCTTACCTTAAACGTAAGCGCATACTGTGA
- the raver1 gene encoding ribonucleoprotein PTB-binding 1 isoform X14, with the protein MAYAVSDCTTECNEGADTGPGLAPRFSKESCDQENSPTGDRRFAEVEQGGEEDSGLECQRRVDEDLASLSPEEIQGRLERTRREFYNRRKIIIKNLPSDVSNQEVHDLLGSYDLKYCFVDKYKGTAFVTLLNGEQAQSAIKEFHQHTLRDREITVQLQPTDALLCIANLPRAFTHQQFEELVRPFGNLERCFLVYSATTGHSKGYGFVEYMKKDSAARAKSELLGKQLGSRMLYVHWTEVGSLTYPLLHSKCLCVDRLPSSLLTAPDLRNALADTHSPVFCQLAQGQDGSFKRFAVLEFPTGEMAEEAQRLTDGRLLAGTHIRVSFCAPGPPGRSMLAALIAAQTMAVNRGKGLLPDPTAMQILTSLNNPATLKMLLNPLSQGQKQGLLGAAPPMPLLANPAISAALLQLLLQNQAKAQQAGLIGENPLAALAVQQGHHLLGDLPQGGGLGLQQELLSSLKPMSLSRPLAREQESPTLGCTFPQTTSPTLQGLSMPLMGGSIDGLIAQGVSILGDPSKESSLTQSAFLNASSAFPSGGSCRPHPYRKRPTLSNMSNQLTAHHSQQQHYNLRYPDSYSSDYLSHQDVVAQRENLDAVAGFGLQPRHRDCTEQFPLYNLPPSPPLSSYFTSGPETLCSGSPPITQLNRAVGMPPVSHTTNYPPGLGNMMRTPIGSHKRVFSRLIPSPEPSPEGGYVGQHSQGLGGHYADSYLKRKRIL; encoded by the exons ATGGCGTACGCCGTGTCTGACTGTACCACCGAATGCAATGAAGGCGCAGACACAGGGCCAGGTTTGGCCCCTCGTTTTTCAAAAGAAAGTTGCGACCAAGAGAACTCTCCAACCGGGGACCGGCGGTTTGCTGAAGTTGAGCAAGGCGGAGAAGAGGACTCGGGTTTGGAGTGTCAACGACGGGTAGACGAGGACCTGGCTTCACTGAGCCCTGAAGAGATCCAGGGCCGTCTGGAAAGGACTCGACGGGAATTTTACAACCGTAggaaaatcataataaaaaatctGCCGTCAGACGTTAGCAACCAG GAGGTCCATGACTTATTGGGCAGCTATGATCTGAAGTACTGCTTCGTTGACAAATACAAGGGCACAG CTTTCGTTACACTGCTCAATGGGGAGCAAGCGCAGTCTGCCATAAAAGAATTTCACCAGCACACACTCCGGGATCGGGAGATTACAGTGCAACTTCAGCCAACCGACGCGCTACTTTGCATCGCCAACTTGCCTCGTGCTTTCACCCATCAGCAGTTTGAGGAGCTGGTGAGACCTTTTGGCAACCTGGAGCGCTGTTTCCTGGTTTATAGCGCTACCACAGGCCACTCTAAGGGCTATGGTTTTGTGGAGTATATGAAGAAGGACTCAGCAGCCAGGGCTAAGTCGGAGCTCTTGGGAAAGCAGCTGGGCTCCCGCATGCTATACGTTCACTGGACAGAAGTTGGCTCTCTGACGTATCCACTGTTGCACtccaagtgtttgtgtgtggaccGTCTGCCTTCCAGCCTGCTGACAGCTCCAGACCTCCGCAATGCCTTGGCTGACACCCATTCACCAGTCTTTTGCCAG CTGGCTCAGGGGCAGGATGGAAGTTTCAAGCGTTTTGCAGTGTTGGAGTTTCCCACTGGAGAGATGGCTGAGGAAGCACAGCGGCTCACAGATGGCAGGCTGCTTGCAGGGACACACATCAGGGTGTCTTTCTGTGCCCCCGGTCCCCCTGGACGAAGCATGTTGGCTGCTTTAATTGCTGCACAAACCATG GCTGTGAACAGGGGCAAAGGTCTCTTACCTGATCCGACAGCCATGCAGATACTGACGAGCCTTAATAATCCTGCCACTCTCAAAATGCTGCTCAACCCACTTTCTCAAGGACAAAAACAAG GCCTGCTGGGTGCTGCCCCTCCGATGCCACTGTTGGCCAACCCTGCCATCTCTGCTGCGCTGCTCCAACTGCTTCTTCAGAACCAGGCCAAAGCTCAGCAG GCTGGACTCATTGGGGAAAATCCTCTGGCTGCTCTGGCTGTCCAGCAGGGCCACCATCTGCTCGGAGACTTGCCCCAAG GTGGAGGCCTCGGCCTTCAGCAGGAGCTTCTGTCTTCCTTGAAACCAATGTCTCTGAGTAGACCCCTGGCAAGGGAACAGGAATCTCCAACATTAGGATGCACCTTCCCCCAGACCACCTCACCCACTCTACAGGGACTCTCTATGCCGCTGATGGGTGGCTCGATCGATGGGCTGATAGCACAAGGA GTGTCCATACTAGGTGATCCCTCTAAAGAATCCAGTCTCACACAGAGTGCGTTCCTCAATGCCAGCAGTGCTTTTCCCTCGG GAGGAAGCTGCAGGCCTCACCCCTATAGGAAGAGGCCTACCCTGAGCAACATGTCCAACCAGCTCACTGCTCACCACAGCCAGCAGCAACATTACAACCTGCGATATCCAGACTCCTACAGCTCTGATTATCTTTCACACCAG GATGTTGTGGCCCAGCGAGAGAACTTGGATGCTGTTGCTGGATTTGGTCTACAG CCTCGTCACCGTGATTGCACTGAGCAGTTTCCCCTGTACAACCTCCCTCCCAGCCCGCCTCTGTCCTCGTACTTCACATCAGGGCCTGAGACCCTGTGTAGTGGTAGCCCACCAATCACCCAGCTCAACAGG GCTGTAGGAATGCCTCCTGTGAGCCACACCACTAACTATCCTCCTGGCCTGGGTAACATGATGAGG ACGCCCATTGGGAGCCACAAGCGTGTCTTCTCCCGACTGATTCCCTCTCCTGAGCCCAGCCCTGAGGGGGGCTACGTGGGCCAGCACTCCCAAGGACTCGGCGGTCACTACGCCGACTCTTACCTTAAACGTAAGCGCATACTGTGA